One window from the genome of Bemisia tabaci mitochondrion, complete genome encodes:
- the ND1 gene encoding NADH dehydrogenase subunit 1 translates to MFLATLNFLFLMIMVMISVAFFTLMERKMIGYSQLRKGPNKILMMGIIQPIADAMKLITKEFNMNYSSNFTLYLMAPALNIICSLLTWIIFPFKYSFSFMKMAVLMMLSCAAFNVVTIMMMSWSSNSNYAFIGMIRTISQLISYEINLIMILITVIIITEQMNFINMSKVQKYIQITMLLFPLVLIWLITILAETNRTPFDFSEGESELISGFNIEYSSTSFMMLFLSEYCSILIMSLLTTCMFTNLTPVNPSFYVVYLVISFVFIWTRTTLPRFRYDKLMKFNWIQILPMTAMMLSISFPMKIL, encoded by the coding sequence ATGTTTTTGGCTACACTTAATTTTTTATTTTTAATAATTATAGTAATAATTTCAGTTGCTTTTTTTACTTTAATGGAACGGAAAATAATTGGTTATTCACAATTACGTAAAGGTCCAAATAAAATTTTGATAATGGGAATTATCCAACCTATTGCAGATGCAATAAAATTAATTACTAAAGAATTTAATATAAATTACTCATCAAATTTTACTTTATATCTAATAGCCCCAGCACTTAATATTATTTGTTCTTTATTAACATGAATTATTTTTCCATTTAAATACTCATTTAGCTTTATAAAAATAGCTGTGTTGATAATATTAAGATGCGCAGCATTTAATGTAGTAACAATTATAATAATAAGATGATCATCGAATTCGAACTATGCTTTTATCGGAATAATTCGAACCATTTCTCAACTAATTTCATATGAAATTAACTTAATTATAATTTTAATTACTGTAATTATTATTACAGAACAAATAAACTTTATTAACATAAGAAAAGTTCAAAAATATATTCAAATTACAATACTTTTATTTCCTTTAGTGTTAATTTGACTAATTACAATTCTGGCCGAAACTAACCGAACACCATTTGATTTTTCAGAAGGAGAATCAGAGTTAATTTCAGGATTTAATATTGAATACAGAAGAACTAGATTTATAATATTGTTTCTTTCAGAATATTGCAGTATTTTAATTATAAGATTATTAACTACTTGTATATTTACAAATCTAACACCCGTTAATCCAAGATTTTATGTAGTTTATTTAGTTATTTCTTTTGTATTTATCTGAACCCGAACGACATTACCACGTTTCCGTTATGATAAACTTATAAAGTTTAACTGAATTCAAATT